Proteins encoded by one window of Roseibium sp. Sym1:
- a CDS encoding TolB family protein: MRPVNPRRLKDGQVSELVVASHDGETIEVIYETGDLIEAPNWTPDGRWLIYNADGRLFRISPDGSIGPSRINTAPVENLNNDHVVSPDGHFLYASANDGHLYRVSVEGGEPVRISNTHPPERGFRYYLHGISPDGRMLAYVGLETGTGETMTRVFLIPSSGGKDVALTDGSSPVDGPEFTPGGEWIYFNSEQGSSAAEHAQIFRMKPDGTAVEQLTFDDRVNWFPHPSPDGRLVAYLSYPPGTTGHPADQDVIVRTMTPDGDAIREIERFNGGQGTINVASWSPDSSRFAYVRYPFR, encoded by the coding sequence ATGCGCCCTGTGAATCCACGCCGTCTCAAGGATGGCCAGGTCTCGGAACTCGTCGTCGCATCGCACGATGGTGAGACCATTGAAGTCATCTACGAAACGGGAGACCTGATCGAAGCGCCGAACTGGACACCGGATGGGCGATGGCTGATCTACAACGCAGACGGCAGGCTGTTCCGCATCTCGCCGGACGGGTCCATCGGCCCTTCGCGGATCAACACCGCTCCGGTCGAAAACCTCAACAACGACCATGTCGTGTCTCCGGATGGACACTTTCTTTACGCGAGCGCCAACGATGGCCATCTCTACCGGGTGAGCGTGGAGGGCGGTGAGCCGGTCAGGATTTCAAACACCCATCCGCCCGAGCGGGGGTTCCGCTACTATCTTCACGGCATTTCACCCGATGGCCGCATGCTTGCCTATGTGGGGCTGGAAACCGGAACGGGAGAGACAATGACGCGCGTCTTCCTGATCCCATCCTCCGGCGGGAAAGACGTTGCCCTCACCGACGGGTCCAGCCCTGTCGACGGACCCGAGTTCACGCCCGGAGGGGAATGGATATACTTTAATTCCGAGCAGGGTTCATCGGCAGCCGAACACGCCCAGATCTTTCGCATGAAGCCGGACGGAACGGCCGTCGAACAGCTTACTTTCGATGACCGGGTAAACTGGTTCCCACATCCTTCGCCCGACGGTCGCCTGGTTGCTTACCTCTCCTATCCTCCCGGAACGACCGGGCATCCCGCGGATCAGGACGTGATCGTCAGGACGATGACCCCGGACGGAGATGCCATCCGGGAGATTGAGCGTTTCAATGGAGGACAAGGCACCATCAATGTTGCTTCGTGGTCACCCGACTCGTCCCGCTTTGCCTATGTGCGGTATCCGTTTCGATAG
- a CDS encoding lytic murein transglycosylase: MKIWIRRKSVCRLDPCSSGLMEIDLTPGQTTLRTLAIVTAVLLATPALAASCITSKGQFQAYKQQLAQQAASSGVGRRGLQALQQAKLSGITWRFESSPSSQSSMRHSSPEQFLKSRFSSVNSFVSGGKQRLKQNARLFRSIEKRYGVPGSVLVAIWGYETGWGGYTGKTPVVSGAVTLASYCRRHPRFEDDAIAALQLVDQGLLTGGSRGGPSGELGHMQFLAGNWSRYAVDGNRDGRADPNNAADALATAANMLRRNGWQSGRPFGEGTANFRVLSTWNDSGNYQRAIAFAAGLIQQ, encoded by the coding sequence ATGAAAATATGGATACGAAGAAAAAGTGTTTGTCGGCTTGACCCTTGCTCATCTGGATTGATGGAGATTGATTTGACACCGGGACAGACTACTTTGCGAACGTTGGCGATCGTTACCGCGGTGCTGCTGGCTACACCGGCCCTGGCTGCGTCCTGCATCACCAGCAAGGGGCAATTTCAAGCCTACAAGCAGCAGCTGGCGCAACAGGCTGCTTCGTCTGGTGTTGGGCGGCGCGGTTTGCAGGCGCTGCAGCAGGCCAAGCTTTCCGGTATCACATGGCGGTTTGAATCAAGCCCGTCCTCGCAATCCAGCATGCGCCATAGCAGTCCCGAACAATTTCTGAAAAGCCGGTTCTCGAGCGTGAATTCGTTTGTCTCGGGTGGCAAGCAACGGTTGAAGCAGAACGCAAGACTGTTCCGGTCCATTGAAAAGCGCTACGGCGTGCCGGGGTCGGTCCTGGTGGCAATCTGGGGCTACGAGACCGGTTGGGGCGGCTACACGGGGAAAACGCCTGTCGTAAGCGGCGCCGTGACCCTGGCGTCCTATTGCCGGCGTCATCCGCGATTTGAAGACGACGCGATCGCGGCCTTGCAACTTGTTGACCAGGGGCTCCTGACAGGCGGCAGCCGCGGCGGCCCGTCTGGTGAACTGGGGCACATGCAGTTCCTGGCCGGCAACTGGAGCCGGTACGCCGTTGACGGGAATCGCGATGGCCGCGCCGACCCCAACAACGCGGCCGACGCGCTTGCAACGGCGGCGAACATGCTGCGCCGCAATGGCTGGCAGTCCGGACGTCCCTTCGGCGAAGGAACGGCCAATTTCCGTGTCCTGTCGACGTGGAACGACAGTGGCAACTATCAGCGCGCAATCGCTTTCGCAGCCGGGTTGATTCAACAATAG
- a CDS encoding aldo/keto reductase, whose translation MKTRPFGRTGRDVSEIGFGAWAIGGSWGDVSETEAKGALHAALDAGTTFIDTADVYGDGRSERIIADVLKEREGDRPFVATKAGRRLSPHVADGYTRDNLSAFVDRSRDNLQTDCLDLVQLHCPPTEVYYRPDVFDVMEGFVRDGRIRGYGVSVEKIEEALKALEYPGVSSVQIIYNIFRQRPAGLFFREAKARNVAIIVRVPLASGLLTGKMSSSTTFASDDHRAFNRNGEAFDKGETFAGVPFELALDVVEEIRQLVPENVTMAQFALRWILMEDAVSVVIPGAKTREQAEANAAASSVAALSPETMDTLRELYQSRIAPHVHHYW comes from the coding sequence ATGAAAACCAGACCCTTTGGCCGCACCGGCCGCGATGTTTCCGAAATCGGCTTTGGCGCCTGGGCAATCGGAGGAAGCTGGGGTGACGTGTCCGAGACGGAGGCCAAAGGTGCCCTGCATGCCGCGCTGGATGCCGGAACGACCTTTATCGACACGGCGGATGTCTATGGCGACGGCCGCTCCGAACGGATCATTGCCGACGTATTGAAGGAACGCGAAGGGGACCGGCCCTTTGTGGCGACCAAGGCGGGCCGGCGCCTGTCACCCCATGTCGCGGACGGCTACACCAGGGACAACCTGAGCGCCTTTGTTGACCGGTCCCGTGACAATCTCCAGACCGATTGCCTCGATCTGGTTCAGCTCCATTGTCCGCCGACCGAGGTTTATTATCGCCCGGACGTTTTCGACGTGATGGAGGGTTTTGTCCGGGACGGAAGGATCAGGGGCTATGGCGTATCGGTCGAAAAGATCGAAGAGGCGCTGAAGGCGCTCGAATATCCGGGCGTCAGTTCCGTCCAGATCATCTACAACATCTTCAGACAGCGCCCTGCGGGCCTGTTCTTCCGGGAGGCAAAGGCGCGCAATGTCGCGATCATCGTGCGGGTCCCCCTCGCCTCCGGTCTGCTGACGGGCAAAATGAGTTCCTCAACCACTTTTGCAAGCGATGACCACCGTGCGTTCAACCGCAATGGCGAGGCATTCGACAAGGGCGAAACCTTTGCGGGTGTTCCCTTTGAGCTGGCGCTGGATGTCGTCGAGGAGATCCGCCAACTGGTCCCGGAAAACGTGACCATGGCGCAATTCGCTCTGCGCTGGATTCTCATGGAAGACGCCGTCAGCGTTGTCATTCCCGGAGCCAAGACAAGAGAGCAGGCAGAGGCCAATGCCGCCGCCAGCTCCGTCGCAGCTCTCTCGCCGGAGACCATGGATACCTTGCGCGAGCTCTATCAATCCCGCATCGCACCGCATGTGCATCACTATTGGTGA
- a CDS encoding SDR family NAD(P)-dependent oxidoreductase has translation MTHFEEIRIGDLAGKRILVTGGSTGIGAAVSLAFAAQGAKVAVHYNESEAAAEAVRARFPDNIVLVQGDLSTPGVAAQVVQRAAEALGGLDGLINNAGGMLGRIPTVEASPEHVTRVFNLNAHSVWEATVAAHPYLRRSNSSFVINTSSVAARNGGGGGAALYAAAKAYVSSLTRGQAKEFTADGIRVNAVAPGIIQTPFHDRYTSKEVFAAQIATIPMGREGHPEDCVGAFLFLASPTLSGYITGQVIEVNGGQLMP, from the coding sequence ATGACGCATTTTGAGGAAATCAGGATTGGCGATCTCGCCGGCAAGCGCATCCTTGTGACCGGTGGCTCGACGGGAATCGGGGCTGCCGTTTCTCTTGCCTTTGCCGCACAAGGGGCAAAAGTCGCCGTCCACTACAATGAGAGCGAAGCCGCGGCGGAGGCGGTCCGCGCCCGGTTCCCAGACAACATTGTGCTCGTTCAGGGAGACCTGAGCACACCCGGCGTGGCCGCTCAGGTCGTTCAACGGGCTGCAGAAGCTCTCGGCGGCCTTGACGGGCTGATCAACAATGCGGGCGGCATGCTGGGCCGGATTCCGACAGTCGAGGCCAGTCCGGAGCATGTCACGCGCGTGTTCAACCTGAATGCGCATTCGGTCTGGGAAGCAACAGTCGCAGCCCATCCCTATCTGCGCCGGTCAAACAGCAGCTTTGTGATCAACACGAGTTCCGTTGCGGCGCGCAATGGCGGTGGCGGCGGTGCCGCGCTCTACGCTGCCGCCAAGGCCTATGTCAGCAGTCTGACCCGTGGGCAGGCAAAGGAATTCACCGCCGACGGCATTCGGGTGAACGCGGTTGCGCCCGGCATCATCCAAACGCCCTTTCACGACCGCTACACGTCCAAAGAGGTCTTTGCAGCCCAGATCGCCACGATCCCCATGGGGCGCGAAGGCCATCCGGAGGACTGTGTCGGGGCCTTCCTCTTTCTCGCGTCGCCCACCCTTTCTGGCTACATCACCGGCCAGGTTATCGAGGTGAATGGCGGCCAGCTCATGCCTTGA
- a CDS encoding LysR family transcriptional regulator, with amino-acid sequence MISADRTNLADLRLFLTIVRRQSFTSAAIELGVTPSAASHAMRRLEEKLGVKLLNRTSRAVMPTDIGLELAKSLTNGFDAIDDALHAVQAPGAASFGELRINAFADAAQLLLAPALPEFAGRFPDVRLTLAVEERPIDIVAEGYDAGIRYGHLVPEDMVAVPLTGPQRWVVVASPGYIDKHGAPQTPSELDRHTCIQLLLGDDSNYPWELREGDSEKAWRVPGNITVKDTATTIAAAKSGVGLAYVIEARVKRELAEGSLQIVLEENAAAGDPFHIYYASRRHNHPGLRELTNIIRRHNGFSPI; translated from the coding sequence GTGATTTCCGCCGACAGAACCAATCTGGCCGATCTGCGACTGTTTCTGACGATCGTTCGCCGGCAAAGCTTCACCTCCGCTGCAATCGAGCTTGGTGTCACGCCGTCGGCAGCCAGTCATGCCATGCGGCGGCTGGAGGAAAAACTGGGCGTGAAACTCCTGAACAGGACCAGCCGCGCAGTCATGCCTACCGACATCGGCTTGGAGCTGGCCAAGAGCCTGACCAACGGCTTCGACGCGATCGACGATGCGCTTCATGCAGTACAGGCACCGGGAGCGGCCAGTTTTGGAGAGTTGAGGATCAATGCCTTTGCAGATGCAGCACAATTGTTGCTCGCTCCCGCCTTGCCGGAATTTGCAGGAAGATTTCCGGATGTACGTCTTACCCTGGCCGTTGAGGAACGCCCCATCGACATTGTCGCCGAGGGTTATGATGCCGGGATCCGCTACGGACATCTTGTGCCTGAAGACATGGTGGCGGTCCCGCTGACCGGTCCGCAGCGCTGGGTCGTCGTTGCGTCGCCCGGATACATCGACAAGCACGGCGCGCCGCAAACCCCGTCGGAGCTGGACCGGCACACTTGCATCCAGTTGCTGCTTGGCGATGATTCCAACTACCCATGGGAACTGCGCGAAGGTGACAGCGAGAAGGCATGGCGCGTACCGGGAAACATAACCGTCAAAGATACGGCAACAACGATCGCCGCTGCAAAATCCGGTGTGGGTCTGGCCTATGTTATCGAGGCACGCGTGAAGCGGGAACTGGCGGAAGGCAGTTTGCAAATCGTCCTGGAAGAGAATGCGGCTGCCGGAGATCCATTTCATATCTATTACGCGAGCCGACGGCACAATCACCCCGGATTGAGGGAATTGACCAACATTATTCGGCGGCACAATGGCTTTTCGCCGATTTGA
- a CDS encoding Kelch repeat-containing protein: MNPVVWKYLPIKPAFYPLLRKLFGWRDLSWSLKASLPVARYEAGAIATTGKIYVFGGAEFSEIVDGYLFTKPGEPVFEYDPATNIWNTADDMPTPRSGCCVMKFSDERICVVGGFEKLPNQWVKNTSIDIFDPDTQSWTPAGQLHFGTTHYAAVLVDDRYIYAFGGIGTGTGGFFTSRAVWCQDLQENTGPWPGSIPLMPTPRHGHVSVAGKDGLIYVIGGLNDSGDLANVEVYDREANIWQTRAPMLCARRHFAAVVGPAGHIYVFGGMSCGAAIACAEKYDPVSDSWTPLSDLPRPCMYHSAVVSADNRVFLIGGFEKESCEADPVFLDRVWASTSPLTE, from the coding sequence ATGAATCCCGTAGTTTGGAAATATCTGCCAATAAAACCAGCCTTTTACCCTTTGCTACGGAAATTGTTCGGTTGGCGGGACTTGAGTTGGAGCTTGAAAGCTTCGCTTCCGGTCGCCCGGTATGAGGCCGGTGCGATTGCCACCACAGGCAAGATCTACGTTTTTGGCGGCGCGGAATTCAGTGAAATCGTAGATGGCTATCTGTTTACCAAGCCGGGTGAACCCGTCTTCGAATACGATCCGGCAACGAATATCTGGAACACGGCTGATGACATGCCGACGCCGCGGTCTGGTTGCTGCGTAATGAAATTCAGCGACGAGCGCATATGTGTGGTCGGCGGTTTCGAAAAGCTGCCCAACCAATGGGTAAAAAACACAAGTATCGACATCTTCGATCCGGATACACAGAGCTGGACTCCGGCTGGCCAGTTACACTTCGGCACAACACACTACGCGGCTGTTCTGGTCGATGATCGGTACATCTATGCGTTCGGCGGCATAGGCACTGGGACAGGGGGATTTTTCACATCACGGGCAGTCTGGTGCCAGGATCTTCAGGAAAACACCGGGCCATGGCCGGGATCCATCCCGCTCATGCCAACACCACGGCATGGACATGTCAGCGTTGCTGGAAAGGATGGCCTGATATATGTCATTGGCGGACTTAACGATTCAGGAGATCTGGCAAACGTCGAGGTCTATGATCGGGAAGCCAATATCTGGCAAACGCGGGCGCCTATGCTGTGTGCACGCCGCCACTTTGCCGCGGTCGTTGGACCCGCGGGTCACATATATGTTTTCGGCGGCATGAGCTGCGGCGCGGCCATAGCTTGCGCGGAAAAGTACGATCCGGTCTCCGATAGCTGGACACCTTTGTCCGACCTGCCCAGACCGTGCATGTATCACTCTGCCGTCGTTTCCGCTGACAATCGGGTTTTCCTGATCGGCGGCTTTGAAAAGGAAAGCTGTGAGGCCGATCCGGTGTTCCTGGACCGGGTTTGGGCGTCGACATCCCCCTTGACCGAGTGA
- a CDS encoding tripartite tricarboxylate transporter permease, with translation METLSSLADGFVIALTWQNLLLALLGCFLGTMMGALPGLGPSNGVAILIPLAFTLGLGATPALILLTSVYYGAMYGGRISSILLNIPGDEPAMMTCLDGYPMAKAGRAGEALALSGIASFVGAFLATWGLILLAPQLVKIALLFGPAEYFALFTLAFATLGGVASTNQAKTAIAAALGIGLATVGVDTQTGVPRFTFGEVHLYDGIDFLVAIVGLFALSEVFLFLEHRHGNADAAGHKVSVGRMMPSFSLIRSCTPTMLRTSFLGFIAGVLPGAGASLGSFISYTMEKKLVDKEGTFGTGDPRGVAAPEAGNNAAAGGALVPMLALGVPGSGTTAVLLAVLLALNITPGPLLFTQQPDVVWGLIAALFIANFMLLAMNIPMIGLFTRVLLIPPRILMPIVAMVSFVGIYGISGSSFDLLVMIGFGVMGWILRKLDVPLVPIILGTLLGNAMENNLRRAITIDNGNWWTLVDSPLSLTLWALALIGFVLPIIFGRVLKARMKHMKKDEEGATID, from the coding sequence ATGGAAACCCTGTCTTCATTGGCCGACGGCTTCGTGATCGCCCTGACCTGGCAGAACCTTCTGCTGGCCCTGCTCGGCTGTTTTCTAGGCACCATGATGGGCGCCCTGCCCGGTCTCGGCCCGTCCAACGGCGTCGCCATCCTGATCCCGCTGGCCTTCACACTTGGCCTCGGCGCAACCCCCGCCCTGATCCTTCTGACCTCGGTCTATTACGGCGCCATGTATGGCGGGCGCATCTCGTCGATCCTCCTGAACATACCCGGCGACGAACCCGCGATGATGACCTGTCTCGACGGTTATCCGATGGCCAAGGCCGGACGGGCAGGCGAAGCGCTGGCGCTGTCCGGCATCGCCTCCTTCGTCGGTGCGTTCCTGGCCACCTGGGGCCTGATCCTGCTGGCGCCGCAGCTGGTCAAGATCGCGCTCCTGTTCGGCCCGGCGGAATATTTCGCCCTGTTCACGCTCGCCTTCGCCACGCTCGGCGGCGTCGCCTCGACCAACCAGGCCAAGACCGCGATTGCGGCCGCGCTCGGCATCGGCCTCGCCACCGTCGGCGTCGACACCCAGACCGGCGTGCCGCGCTTCACCTTCGGCGAGGTGCACCTTTACGACGGCATCGATTTCCTGGTCGCCATTGTCGGCCTGTTCGCCCTGTCGGAAGTGTTCCTGTTCCTGGAGCACCGGCACGGCAACGCGGACGCCGCCGGTCACAAGGTCTCCGTCGGCCGGATGATGCCGAGTTTCTCGCTGATCAGGTCCTGCACCCCGACCATGCTGCGCACCAGCTTCCTCGGCTTCATCGCCGGTGTGCTGCCCGGTGCCGGCGCCTCGCTCGGCTCGTTCATTTCCTACACGATGGAAAAGAAGCTGGTCGACAAGGAAGGCACCTTCGGCACCGGCGACCCGCGCGGTGTCGCCGCTCCCGAAGCCGGCAACAACGCCGCCGCCGGCGGCGCGCTGGTGCCGATGCTGGCGCTCGGCGTGCCCGGTTCCGGCACCACCGCCGTCCTGCTCGCCGTTCTGCTGGCGCTCAACATCACCCCCGGCCCGCTGCTCTTCACCCAGCAGCCGGACGTTGTCTGGGGCCTGATCGCGGCGCTGTTCATCGCCAACTTCATGCTGCTGGCCATGAACATCCCGATGATCGGCCTGTTCACCCGCGTGCTGCTGATCCCGCCGCGCATCCTGATGCCGATCGTCGCCATGGTCAGCTTTGTCGGCATCTACGGCATTTCCGGCTCGTCCTTCGACCTCCTGGTCATGATCGGCTTCGGCGTCATGGGCTGGATCCTCAGAAAGCTCGACGTGCCGCTGGTGCCGATCATCCTCGGCACGCTGCTCGGCAACGCCATGGAGAACAACCTGCGCCGTGCGATCACCATCGACAACGGCAACTGGTGGACGCTCGTCGACAGCCCGCTCTCCCTCACCCTGTGGGCCCTCGCCCTTATCGGCTTCGTCCTGCCGATCATCTTCGGCCGTGTGCTGAAGGCACGGATGAAGCACATGAAAAAGGACGAGGAAGGCGCGACGATCGACTGA
- a CDS encoding tripartite tricarboxylate transporter TctB family protein: protein MSDRIFGVVGLLLALGYAWAALNIEESFLSDAVGPKAFPLIIATVLGLASIAIIVKPDAAPEWPSLMRFVEVGAAIVVMILYAIFLPELGFVIATALAATYLTWRLGTRPLSSVVSGSLTSLGIYAVFHLVLGLSLAKGPLGF from the coding sequence ATGAGCGACCGCATATTTGGCGTGGTCGGGCTACTCCTTGCACTCGGATATGCCTGGGCCGCTCTCAACATCGAGGAAAGCTTCCTGTCCGACGCCGTCGGCCCGAAGGCCTTTCCCCTGATCATCGCAACTGTTCTCGGTCTCGCGTCCATCGCCATCATCGTCAAGCCGGACGCCGCCCCCGAGTGGCCCAGCCTGATGCGTTTCGTGGAGGTCGGCGCGGCCATCGTGGTGATGATCCTCTACGCGATCTTCCTGCCCGAACTCGGCTTCGTGATCGCCACCGCGCTGGCGGCCACGTACCTCACCTGGCGCCTCGGCACCCGGCCGCTGTCGTCGGTCGTCTCGGGCAGCCTGACGTCGCTCGGCATCTATGCCGTGTTCCATCTCGTGCTTGGCCTCTCGCTGGCCAAGGGCCCCCTCGGCTTTTAA
- a CDS encoding Bug family tripartite tricarboxylate transporter substrate binding protein: MAFKPTRLLLAAAFLGASAFGVAAQDFTPENPECIAPANPGGGWDFTCRQVGKSLQDLKLLDKTMQVVNLAGGGGGVAFAEVVNKRGDDNDLIVAASSATATRLAQGAYPGNTMDQVRWLATIGADYGVIAVAANSEINTLPELLDKIKADPSSISIAGGSAVGGWDHLKVLIAANAYGIDDVRSVKYIAFDGGGEAVTQLLADSVQAFTGDISEAKGFVDSGDIKVIAVLAPDRLPGEFADFPTAKEQGVDAIGANWRGFYAPGNMSDEAYNAWVSKIADLYASDEWKGIMAANGLAPLDLQGEAFQEFVGNSVQQIQDISKEIGIIK; this comes from the coding sequence ATGGCATTCAAACCGACCCGCCTTCTTCTGGCGGCCGCTTTCCTTGGCGCATCCGCCTTCGGCGTTGCCGCACAGGATTTCACGCCCGAGAACCCGGAATGCATCGCACCGGCCAACCCGGGCGGCGGCTGGGACTTCACCTGCCGACAGGTCGGCAAGTCCCTGCAGGATCTGAAGCTGCTCGACAAGACCATGCAGGTCGTCAACCTCGCCGGTGGTGGCGGCGGCGTGGCATTCGCCGAAGTGGTCAACAAGCGTGGCGACGACAACGACCTGATCGTGGCCGCCTCCTCGGCAACCGCGACCCGTCTGGCCCAGGGCGCCTATCCGGGCAACACCATGGACCAGGTGCGCTGGCTTGCCACCATCGGAGCCGACTACGGCGTGATCGCCGTGGCTGCCAACAGCGAGATCAACACGCTTCCGGAGCTGCTCGACAAGATCAAGGCCGATCCGAGCTCCATCTCCATTGCCGGCGGTTCCGCCGTGGGCGGCTGGGACCACCTGAAGGTTCTGATCGCGGCCAACGCCTATGGCATCGACGACGTGCGTTCGGTGAAATACATCGCCTTTGACGGCGGCGGCGAAGCCGTCACACAGCTTCTGGCCGACAGTGTCCAGGCTTTCACCGGCGACATTTCCGAAGCCAAGGGCTTCGTCGACAGCGGCGACATCAAGGTGATCGCGGTGCTGGCACCGGATCGCCTGCCGGGTGAATTCGCCGACTTCCCGACCGCCAAGGAACAGGGTGTCGACGCCATCGGCGCCAACTGGCGCGGGTTCTACGCACCGGGCAACATGTCCGACGAAGCCTACAACGCCTGGGTCTCCAAGATCGCCGACCTTTACGCCAGCGACGAATGGAAGGGCATCATGGCCGCCAACGGCCTGGCACCGCTCGACCTGCAGGGCGAAGCCTTCCAGGAATTCGTCGGCAACTCCGTCCAGCAGATCCAGGACATCTCCAAAGAGATCGGCATCATCAAATAA
- a CDS encoding response regulator transcription factor, with protein sequence MRLLLVEDTFDVAEAIMIRLERSGVACDHARSLEEARGCVDVQRYDVIVLDINLPDGLGTELLKEMRARGDRTPVLMLTAEFSVDDRVSSLNSGADDYLVKPFDHRELEARVRALYRRDLGDKAEELTVGNLTFNASARVARREDSPISLTRREFSLLEILIHNRGKTVSKERLFEGVFSFQDTDVSMNALELYVARLRKKLSDCSVRIETLRGLGYKLEADD encoded by the coding sequence GTGCGCTTGCTGCTGGTTGAAGACACGTTTGACGTCGCGGAGGCGATCATGATCCGGCTGGAGCGGTCCGGCGTTGCCTGCGACCATGCCAGGTCGCTGGAAGAGGCCCGGGGCTGTGTCGACGTCCAGCGCTATGACGTGATCGTGCTGGACATCAACCTGCCGGACGGGCTTGGCACCGAACTCCTGAAGGAAATGCGCGCGCGGGGCGACCGGACACCGGTGCTGATGCTCACGGCCGAGTTTTCCGTCGACGACCGCGTGTCGTCGCTCAACTCGGGAGCCGACGATTACCTCGTCAAACCGTTCGACCACCGCGAACTTGAAGCGCGTGTGCGCGCGCTCTACCGCCGGGACCTGGGCGACAAGGCCGAGGAACTGACCGTCGGAAACCTGACATTCAATGCGTCTGCCCGGGTGGCGCGCCGGGAGGACAGCCCGATCAGCCTGACAAGGCGGGAATTCTCGCTGCTGGAAATCCTGATCCACAATCGCGGCAAGACGGTCAGCAAGGAAAGGCTGTTCGAGGGCGTGTTCAGCTTTCAGGACACCGATGTCAGCATGAATGCACTGGAGCTCTATGTCGCGCGCCTGCGCAAGAAACTGTCGGACTGCTCGGTGCGGATCGAGACCCTGAGAGGGCTTGGCTACAAGCTGGAAGCCGATGACTGA
- a CDS encoding sensor histidine kinase has product MTDLLNRLATLSLTARVAFGIAFLLIFGGLIVSIAAFAYGREAARSAYDRLLLGAATNIASAIGVQDGRPEIELPVSAFELLALAPDDRIGYRILGPEGDTLTGYEDITLPNRRNELREGFFDGTFFGEPARFAVVSRRFAERKLNGTIKVVVGQTLRARNAMAYDITRKALYVLAASGLAMVLLAMVVVRSVLKPLETMAGGLSARDPHDLTPMDTAVPRETAVMVNALNGFMARLDRQMNSMRHLISDTAHQLRTPVAALRAQADLFSDEADLSRKEKIVERIQTRTASLGRLLDQMLSQALVIHRGDSARREAVDLRDIALDVFEEGDHAVLNPEFDIQLEIGDAPVIVMADETSLKEALKNLLNNAVKYGRSPVRVGATQEEGRGAIWVEDSGSGPSAAILAELGGRFNKGTLSRQTGSGLGLAIAHSVAVSFDGELKLGATGSGSFRASLEFEAAPEWTS; this is encoded by the coding sequence ATGACTGACCTTCTCAACCGGCTGGCCACGCTGTCGCTGACGGCACGCGTGGCTTTCGGCATCGCGTTTCTCCTGATCTTCGGCGGACTGATCGTCTCCATTGCCGCGTTTGCCTATGGCCGCGAGGCGGCGCGCAGCGCCTATGACCGGCTGCTGCTCGGTGCGGCGACCAACATCGCTTCCGCCATCGGCGTGCAGGACGGCCGTCCGGAGATCGAGCTGCCGGTTTCCGCCTTCGAATTGCTGGCACTGGCCCCGGACGACAGGATCGGCTACCGCATTCTCGGTCCGGAAGGGGACACGCTGACGGGATACGAGGACATCACGCTGCCGAACCGGCGAAACGAATTGCGCGAGGGCTTCTTTGACGGGACATTCTTTGGTGAGCCTGCACGTTTCGCGGTGGTCTCGCGGCGCTTCGCCGAACGCAAGCTGAACGGCACCATCAAGGTCGTGGTCGGCCAGACGCTGCGCGCCCGCAACGCCATGGCCTATGACATCACCCGCAAGGCGCTCTACGTGCTGGCCGCCTCGGGGCTGGCCATGGTGCTCCTGGCCATGGTCGTTGTCCGCTCCGTGCTGAAACCGCTCGAGACCATGGCCGGCGGCCTGTCGGCCCGCGATCCGCATGACCTGACGCCCATGGACACGGCGGTCCCGCGCGAAACCGCGGTGATGGTCAACGCGCTCAACGGTTTCATGGCCCGGCTCGACCGGCAGATGAATTCCATGCGCCACCTGATTTCCGATACGGCCCATCAATTGCGCACGCCGGTGGCGGCCCTCAGGGCGCAGGCGGATCTTTTCTCCGACGAGGCCGATCTGTCGCGCAAGGAAAAGATTGTCGAACGGATCCAGACCCGCACCGCCAGTCTCGGCCGGTTGCTCGACCAGATGCTGTCGCAGGCGCTGGTCATCCATCGCGGCGACAGTGCCCGCCGGGAAGCGGTGGACCTGCGCGATATTGCCCTGGACGTCTTCGAGGAAGGCGACCATGCCGTACTCAATCCGGAGTTCGACATCCAGCTTGAAATCGGCGACGCGCCGGTGATCGTGATGGCCGACGAGACGTCGCTTAAGGAGGCGCTGAAGAATCTTCTGAACAACGCGGTCAAGTATGGCCGCTCGCCGGTCCGGGTCGGCGCAACACAGGAAGAAGGCAGGGGCGCCATCTGGGTCGAGGATTCCGGGTCCGGGCCGTCTGCCGCGATCCTGGCCGAGCTGGGCGGCCGGTTCAACAAGGGCACCCTGTCCCGCCAGACCGGATCCGGACTGGGGCTTGCCATCGCCCATTCCGTCGCGGTGTCGTTCGATGGCGAGCTGAAACTCGGTGCCACCGGCTCGGGCAGCTTCAGGGCGTCGCTGGAATTCGAAGCCGCGCCGGAGTGGACCTCATGA